Part of the Quercus robur chromosome 5, dhQueRobu3.1, whole genome shotgun sequence genome, TACTTAGTCAATCAATAGTAAGTAAGTTGAACAGGTCTGAACTTATCATTTGGTGACTGCAGCATTCTTAGTGCTAATAATCTCACTGGTGAATTGCCAGTTGCTCTCACTAATCTAACCAAATTAACAGAACTGTAAGTGGttgtaaaattttccattaaatactaaaagtgattttatatttttcctaGAATATTTCAAGTTTCTATGTAATTTAGTCTTGTTTCAATTTTCGGCCATATGCAGTAGGATTAGCAGTAACAACTTCATTGGAAAAATACCTGACGTTTTCCAGAGTTGGAAACAACTTCAGAAATTGTATGCCTTTTTTTcccataattttatttgaatctcTTCTAGTAAAACTTTTAGGTGTAATCTAACACATTAGAGTTGTATTTTCAATAGAGAGATCCAAGCTAGTGGTCTTGAGGGGCCCATTCCTTCTAGCATTTCTATCTTGAGTAATTTAACTGAGCTGTAAGTTATACcttctaagaattttttttgttgcataaTCTTCGTGATATTTTTATGTCatattcaaattctttattGCATAATCCATTAACAATTATTGATGATGCAACTTTGTGCAGAAGGATAAGTGACTTACTTGGTAATGGTTCGGAATTTCCACCCTTGAATAGCATGACAAGAATGAACAGATTGTAGGTCATTCTTTTTGGTATAAGGTTATCAACTAAAATAATGCAAGGTTATAGAAATTTTCTGAGATGATGTCGGTTTGTGTTGCAGGATGTTGAGGAGCTGCAATCTCTCTGGACCTATCCCAGCATACATTTCACAAATGACTGAGCTTGTAACTTTGTACTTTTTCTATCCTTTCCATCTTCCTTATaggattttcttcttttgctaaAAAACTAGTTAACTGCAAAAACCCAGATAGTTGGATTAGACCATGTTAGTTATCTCTATTGAGAACATTATACCTGCATAAATACACGTGTATAAGGTTTactatatttcattttaatttttttaataaaccttCTTTTGTATCATTATAACACCTCTTTGTTATATCCTTGCAGAGATCTCAGCTTCAACAAATTGGAAGAAAATGTTCCAGATTTGAGTGGTCTATCTTCCTTGCAATATATGTAAGTTAGAGTCAAACTGTAAATCAAGTTTCATGTCAGAGAAGTtcaaataagaaattaacaTAAGTCATGTGTCATGATTTGGTTTTTGCCATATGTCCACAGTCAAAGATGCTAGGAATTTCTCTATAATCAAGGAGATTGTAGTGCTTATGTCTCACACAAATCCTAAATGGACCCTCTTAGAACTTCATGTTTTCTATGTGCAGCTATACTTTTTCCCAGCATATTTTGGAGTCCAATAAGTCAATAGAAATAAGCTCTGCCAAACAAGGACACCACATTGTagggtgggttgggttggctGGGGGCTTTGCCTCTTGACTCCCGTGTGATACTTTGAGGAAGGCCCATTACATGTGTAATGCAAATCTAGGGGTCGAGTGACAACAAGACTAAAATAAACATGTAGATTCATGAGGGGACTAGAATACAAAGTATGATGAATAGGGGCCTTTCCTGTGATCCTATAGATATAGCCTTTCCTGTGATCCTATAGATAATGTCAGTATATGAATTACGCATATTTCTAGATTGCTGAACCATATAAGTGTTTTGTCTATCTGAGTATCCCTTTTATGTTAATCCGGACGCCTGCTTTCTGAAACTTAGTGGATACAAGTTAAATACTAACCATCTCCCACAAGAATGTCAGTTCACCGATGGATGGGCCTAACTTTCCTATGGCTGTGGCCATCAGCCTATTATGTCGCATCATAGCACCaagtcatatatgtgggaaacACTTCATATATACATGATGCATCATAGCACCAAGTCGTCAAAAAGTATTTTACCTTTGAATTTCCTCCATTatcttctattattattattatttttttaataagtttttcttCCATTAGTATTCTTATAAATCAGCTTTAACTATAACATCATTACTTTGCTATTTGAACAGGTTTCTGACAAGCAACTTGTTCACTGGGAATATTCCAAACTGGATCACTAGCAAAGATAGTCGCTAGTATGCAATtcaccttaaattttttattaatttttcctgACATGTTTCCTTtttattgtgtaattttttatgGAGTCTGCGGttgttattaaattttacaaaaaatgcaTAATGTTCAAATATGCATTTCTTTGGATTTTGATCCATCTTGTAACCTCTTTAGGATCAATGACAGACCTCATTCAATCATAAACAATAGGTGAATTGACCCAATTTCCTTGCAGCTTTGATTTGAATCTTACACCATGCGACTCCAGTTAAAAAGACttgtgaacaaattttttttacattcctATGTTGGTTATCTGTTCTCTGCAACATTATAAGGGCAGTAGAATTTTGAGTTGGCCAGACAAGTTTGTGGTCTGAACCTGATTTGACATAGGATTAGCATTGACAAAAACAAGGTGTTTAGTTTTAGAAAGTGCAATATGGTACATAGGTTAAACACCGAATTTAGATACAGTCAATAATACTACTACTGTAAGTATTGTGTGGATTAGCCTAAATCATCCATTGTGTCAGATTAATGGCAGAAAGCTGCAAGggtgattaattaattatcagcccaaatgaaaatttttatctgTCTCGATGTTTCTAAAATAttgaaatcattttcttttacaatttatCTGCTGATGTTTATCATTTAtagttttacaaattttatcagaattattgtaaaatgtagtttttttttttaatttttttttaatttataatgaattattaacaaatattaTGTTTGTGTTCAGCCAAATAGATCTTtcatacaataatttttcagaaaCCTCTATGCCACCTACTTGTACAGGAAGCCAGTAAGAACTTTTTCCTGGCcttttcaaattcaatttgGCCTTACATGGACTTTGTGTACTTTTGTCTCTTCAAAAGCTTCCCAGCTTTTTTAATCCAACTATTTTCTCATTTcatcagaaatttttttcagaGCTTTTCTGGACAGGACAACTCGTAAGCTCCTAACTTGTAAACTTATAAGAACAGAaaatttttgtcttctttttctttgattttgcagaagtatttcctttttttatttgctttcattTTGCATAAGCTCACACTTCTTTCTTTTGCTGCACCAATTAAGATTACTTGCCAAGTGCCTGAAGAACAATCCTTGTCCAAAAGGTAATTATATGACAGTAGAATCAAAACTTAGGTTGCATGCTTTAACTATGTTTTCGGCTTCTGAGAACTCCTTGTAAATGTAGAAAACAACGCAGTTACATATTTCATCTCGTATTAGGCAACTACGCAACAAACAAGACAATATTGATCTTCTTTTAGCTCTACGATGTTTGCTTCTATCTAATTTCCCTTAcaaacctactttttttttttttttgtgtagaaCAATATTCATTGCATATAAATTGTGGTGGAATTGCAACCTCCATTGGAAACATAGAATTTGAAGAGGATCAAGACCCAGCAGGGGTTGCAAAATTTGTCCCTGTAGGAAACAGTTGGGGACTCAGTAGCAGTGGGAATTTTTGGGATGTTGACAGCACCTCAAAACAATATAAAGCAACTAATGTATCAATACTCAGAATGAACAACTCTGAATTATACACGAGTGCACggctctctcctctttctctcACATATTATGCACGTTGCTTGGCAAATGGAAATTATACAGTGAAACTATACTTTGCAGAGATAGTATTCAGAGATAACAAATCTTTCTACAGTCTTGGAAGACGGATATTTGATGTTTACATCCAGGTATAAAGTCatatttgtttttctgtttgcatagaaaacaattttattgAGTTAATTTGTTACAGGAACAACTAGTCTTGAAGgattttaatattgaaaatgCTGCTCAAGGTGTTGATAAAGCAAAAGTTATGGAATATAAAGCAATTGTGAGGAACAAAGTTTTACAGATACGCTTTCATTGGGCTGGGAAAGGGACAACAGCTGCGCCACAGAGAGGAACATATGGTCCTCTCATATCAGCAATCTCAGTGGAAGCTGGTAAACAATTCTTTCACACTCATTAGTTGGTGAACAATAAAAGTACAGGGATATAGTTGAAGTAGAACCAATGATTATTTGCCATGAGAacttatcatttttaaaaaaaaggttaaagtgCAACTAGTGGAAGGCATCaaaatttatcatcttttttcAACCTACCCTTACACTGCTTATTTTGTACTTAAAACATCTATACCTTCTTGTGGCTTGGTCTAACTATGCACATCTGTATGGTGCTACATATATTACAGAATGCAATTTCATAATCACTTTCCATGgctatttgtttcttttgtagATTTTAGTCCACCTGGAAATAGCAAGATGAAGATATTAATTGGAGTTGGAGCTGGGGTATCAGTGTTATTCCTCTTCTTTATGATTTTAGTCATTCTTTGGTGGAAAGGCTACATAGGAGGCAGCATATCAAGAGAAAAAGGTAATTAAGATTCGCATATTCCGATGTAAAAATTTAGATaggatattttttttgtcttctccaACTATTGCATGAAGTTGGAACAATATAAAGAAATTCCCTAAGGCTTATATACAATTGCTGTTCATATGTTTTATCATTGTACCTCTTTTCCTAGATGAAAAGTTAGCAATCCAATGTACAATcacgaaggaaaaaaaatatagtactTGATTGCAATGCATACAAAGCTATCTTCATAATAGCTTTCCTGGAAATTCCCATTCCGCATAAATTGGACTCATTTGCTTCCAGTTATGATAGGAAAATGATCTCACGAAATCATGCAAAACTATGAGATCACTgcttattataaaatataaatcgAGTAATTTGTACATGGGAGATGAGGAAAGCAAATGTCTAAGAAGGATCTGTGCAATCAAGCCTAATTTTTGGCcaactttactctactccccccCCCAATCCAAATGGGCCCGAAATGTTTTCTTAGTCACATGAGAATTAGTTTTTCCAATGACTATTCTTTTTTAGCTCTACAATGATcctatttcaattttcaagtgTTAATAGAGGCACAAGGCATATCTCATCCTAAGATTCTTCATggaaatattctctctttttcactttGTTTTTTGACTCCCAATACCCTTGCAATTCCATAACTGAAGtaggaaaagaaatgaaattctAAACCTTGTTGCAAGTTGGGTTTAAGTAGCTGATCAACTGGAGCCTGGAGCCTTCTTATGGCATTTGCTTTGTATCATTCTCTctaaatttatcatatataatatGCAGTGAGACATCTTAGCCTCACCTTTAcattcctttgacagagctgcAAGGATTAGATCTGCAAACCGGTTTTTTTAAATACAGGCAAATCAAAGCTGCCACCAACAACTTTGATGCTGCAAACAAGCTTGGGGAAGGTGGTTTTGGAACTGTATACAAGGTATCCAAGTCCCACAATGTCATTCTTTCTGCTacagatttttttctttattcttacataataaaatacatGCCtgaatatatattattctattcCAATGCAGGGTATACTGTTAGATGGTAGTATGATTGCTGTTAAGAAACTTTCTTCAAGATCAAAACAAGGAAACCGTGAATTTGTCACTGAAATAGGCATGATATCTGCATTACAACACCCAAATCTTGTTAGATTGTATGGATGTTGTATTGAAGGAAATCAACTATTCTTGGTATATGAATACATGGAAAACAATAGCTTGGCACGTGCTTTGTTCGGTAAgctcaatatttttatttgcatATTTTATATCAACTTTGGAAAGCATATAAGCCTAGCattccaaattatatatatcaaGACCTATGTTGATCTATCCCTATTGGACAATCTGCGGAAAATGAAGGTTCAGATGAACATCGATTGACATTGGACTGGCCTACAAGGCAGAATATTTGTGTTGGCATAGCAAGAGGTCTGGCTTTCTTGCATGAGGAATCAACGCTAAAAATTGTTCATAGAGACATCAAAACCACCAATGTGCTACTGGATAGGGACCTTAACCCAAAGATTTCTGACTTTGGTTTGGCCAAGCTTGATGAAGAGGAAAACACCCATATCAGCACCCGAGTTGCTGGAACAATGTAAGCTACATTTTTCCCTCCTTCCTTCAATTTGAAGTCTACTTATGATTCTACTCCtccttttcattttggtcccgACTTTCATTTTGGTCCCCAGAACATAGCAGCATTTGAAAGTCCGTATACCAAAAGTTTTGGATATGGAAAGTAATATGGAACTCCTGCATTCAGTATTTCTTAGGATTGCAACACAACCATGCTTGTAGAGAAATTCAGAGCAACATGATTCCAGAATTATCAACCAATTTTTATGCTTTGAAAACTAGTCCAAACGTGAAATATGCACTAATAATTTGCGATAGTTTCATATGCCTCAATACTTGATACAACAAACAATCAGCTCTATTtcctcataaaataaataatataaaacaccaaaagccacacacacacacaaagaatcTGTTTACTCAACCATTAGATAAATGCTAACCCTAAACACTAACTCCcttaaatcaagaaataaatagCATAGAGAATAAACTTGTGTTCGAATATTCTGTTTTCCCATACTGTTAATTTCTATGCTGTGGCCTCcatttacaataatttcaaaatctgctCCATTGTTACCCAAGCAAAAAATGAAATCCCAGATTTTGTTGAATCATAATAACTTGAGCTTAATGACCAAAAAACTTGTGTGGCTAGAATGGCTGTTAATTGTCGGGCCTAAAAATCTTCCTCACTCGTTTCTAGGAACTCTGTTAGGTGTACATGACTACATCAGCTATCACTTGCAAGTTGCAAAAGAGACAATTTTATTCTTCCTTGCTGATAAATTGTTTTGTATCTTCAATGGAATGAAATTTACCAATCAAATCTTGTATCCTTATTGATTGCATAATCACATGCTGAATGCAAATGAAATATAAATTGGTATCTAAGTTTCTTTTCATATTGGGCTTTGTTGAAGAGGAAAGACCAGAGTTTCATACAAGTGAACCACTAAGTCATGATATAATCTTTACTTTGCAGAGGATACATGGCACCAGAATATGCATTATGGGGTTATTTAACCTATAAAGCAGACGTATACAGTTTTGGGGTCGTTGCATTGGAAATTGTTGCTGGGAAGAACAACATGAAATATCGACCAAATGAGAATTTTGTTTGCCTTCTCGATTGGGTAAGATCTTTGTTTTGCTTTTAGTATCTACAACAAAAACATAGTCTGAAGAGCTGGTTGTTCTTTGTGCCTCCACCTAACTTGGTCATACTGATCTATTAGTCTAACCTTGAGAAGCAAAATAGCCTAAACTATGTTGAAAATTGCATGACTAGTTCACTTCAGGCATTAGTTCAGCTAGTTGATGCGTTTATTTTGTTTCCTATGTATGTTTGGTTAATTTGTTCTCTTCTGGTAACTTGCTGCTTTTCATTTCCATCATCTTCTCTATACTTATTACAGGCCCTTGTTCTGCAACAAAGGGGTAATCTAATGGAGCTGGTGGATCCAAAGTTGGGATCAGAGTTGAATAAGGAAGAGGCAATTAGAATGATAAAAGTAGCACTCTTATGTACTAATCCATCACCAGCACTTAGACCCAACATGTCTGCAGTAGTAAGCATGCTTAAAGGCCAAACAGCTGTTCATGAACTTGGCATGGATCCAAGTATATATGGCGATGTATTGAGCATTAGAGCCTTAAAAGAACAGTCTGCTCAGATCCTACAACAACCGGTGAGCTCAAATGAAGCTGAGAGCCTTATTCAATCATCAGATGCAACATGGGCTGGATCTTCTTCTATATCCACCCAGGATCTCTATTCAACAAATCTGGATTATCAATAATGCAGGTATCCACATCCATGCAAAATGCATGGTGCTTCTGGAGGAATTTGGTTGACTTGTGAATAAGAGAATATGCTGTAAGTCATAAAAAGATTTCACATCTGGATGATAGAATTTGTTACATTATAAGAGCTCAAGCCAATAGTACATATATATCCATAAATATAAGCCATAGTTGTCTCTCCATGTCCTTTTTGAGAAAAGTAGTGTTTTAGACTGCATTTATGCGATCATTGTGTATGTAGGCAAAATGGAAATGTCAAAATCATCTGGATTATGACGTCTTTCATTCTCTTCAAGACTTCATTGTGACAATTTATTTGTGTACTTGGaattgtaattggaaaattatgATAATTGTATAGTGAAGCTGAACATAATTAGTACCAGCTGCATACCATGCACACGGACACGGGAGCAGCTTTATATGAAACTCCAAATCTCCTAGAATAGCACATACAGCCATACAGGTTGCATATGTGAACAGTGAAGTGCACAATGGTCTAAGCACAGTGTGACACTGGCTACAATAGCGCAAGTCCTTATCGTAATGAAGGCCTTGATTGCTGTAACATGTTTAAATG contains:
- the LOC126728967 gene encoding probable leucine-rich repeat receptor-like serine/threonine-protein kinase At3g14840 isoform X3 yields the protein MGFSFTRNTLILLLWIIIGVFQVKAQVARLPADEVQGLREIAAQVGKKDWNFGVDPCSNDSSWATPRSSLRPLYNNSLICNCSYPSGVCHVIKLFLKGQDLDGMLPPSLVKLPYLNTIDFTRNYLSGTIPPEWASTKLEIMSITVNNLSGPIPSYLGNITTLIYMSIESNLFSGTVPPELGNLVNLENLILSANNLTGELPVALTNLTKLTELRISSNNFIGKIPDVFQSWKQLQKLEIQASGLEGPIPSSISILSNLTELRISDLLGNGSEFPPLNSMTRMNRLMLRSCNLSGPIPAYISQMTELVTLDLSFNKLEENVPDLSGLSSLQYMFLTSNLFTGNIPNWITSKDSRYQIDLSYNNFSETSMPPTCTGSQNFFQSFSGQDNSLLAKCLKNNPCPKEQYSLHINCGGIATSIGNIEFEEDQDPAGVAKFVPVGNSWGLSSSGNFWDVDSTSKQYKATNVSILRMNNSELYTSARLSPLSLTYYARCLANGNYTVKLYFAEIVFRDNKSFYSLGRRIFDVYIQEQLVLKDFNIENAAQGVDKAKVMEYKAIVRNKVLQIRFHWAGKGTTAAPQRGTYGPLISAISVEADFSPPGNSKMKILIGVGAGVSVLFLFFMILVILWWKGYIGGSISREKELQGLDLQTGFFKYRQIKAATNNFDAANKLGEGGFGTVYKGILLDGSMIAVKKLSSRSKQGNREFVTEIGMISALQHPNLVRLYGCCIEGNQLFLVYEYMENNSLARALFGSDEHRLTLDWPTRQNICVGIARGLAFLHEESTLKIVHRDIKTTNVLLDRDLNPKISDFGLAKLDEEENTHISTRVAGTIGYMAPEYALWGYLTYKADVYSFGVVALEIVAGKNNMKYRPNENFVCLLDWALVLQQRGNLMELVDPKLGSELNKEEAIRMIKVALLCTNPSPALRPNMSAVVSMLKGQTAVHELGMDPSIYGDVLSIRALKEQSAQILQQPVSSNEAESLIQSSDATWAGSSSISTQDLYSTNLDYQ
- the LOC126728967 gene encoding probable leucine-rich repeat receptor-like serine/threonine-protein kinase At3g14840 isoform X1, with product MMVTVMKSPLPRPFLVEMTSPITNPLIHDHRSMIHKQRSIIKAPQAPIHDPQTPFQSTHSHKFTKMLSLSLLVCLCMVQGLREIAAQVGKKDWNFGVDPCSNDSSWATPRSSLRPLYNNSLICNCSYPSGVCHVIKLFLKGQDLDGMLPPSLVKLPYLNTIDFTRNYLSGTIPPEWASTKLEIMSITVNNLSGPIPSYLGNITTLIYMSIESNLFSGTVPPELGNLVNLENLILSANNLTGELPVALTNLTKLTELRISSNNFIGKIPDVFQSWKQLQKLEIQASGLEGPIPSSISILSNLTELRISDLLGNGSEFPPLNSMTRMNRLMLRSCNLSGPIPAYISQMTELVTLDLSFNKLEENVPDLSGLSSLQYMFLTSNLFTGNIPNWITSKDSRYQIDLSYNNFSETSMPPTCTGSQNFFQSFSGQDNSLLAKCLKNNPCPKEQYSLHINCGGIATSIGNIEFEEDQDPAGVAKFVPVGNSWGLSSSGNFWDVDSTSKQYKATNVSILRMNNSELYTSARLSPLSLTYYARCLANGNYTVKLYFAEIVFRDNKSFYSLGRRIFDVYIQEQLVLKDFNIENAAQGVDKAKVMEYKAIVRNKVLQIRFHWAGKGTTAAPQRGTYGPLISAISVEADFSPPGNSKMKILIGVGAGVSVLFLFFMILVILWWKGYIGGSISREKELQGLDLQTGFFKYRQIKAATNNFDAANKLGEGGFGTVYKGILLDGSMIAVKKLSSRSKQGNREFVTEIGMISALQHPNLVRLYGCCIEGNQLFLVYEYMENNSLARALFGSDEHRLTLDWPTRQNICVGIARGLAFLHEESTLKIVHRDIKTTNVLLDRDLNPKISDFGLAKLDEEENTHISTRVAGTIGYMAPEYALWGYLTYKADVYSFGVVALEIVAGKNNMKYRPNENFVCLLDWALVLQQRGNLMELVDPKLGSELNKEEAIRMIKVALLCTNPSPALRPNMSAVVSMLKGQTAVHELGMDPSIYGDVLSIRALKEQSAQILQQPVSSNEAESLIQSSDATWAGSSSISTQDLYSTNLDYQ
- the LOC126728967 gene encoding probable leucine-rich repeat receptor-like serine/threonine-protein kinase At3g14840 isoform X2, with the protein product MMVTVMKSPLPRPFLVEMTSPITNPLIHDHRSMIHKQRSIIKAPQAPIHDPQTPFQSTHSHKFTKMLSLSLLVCLCMVQGLREIAAQVGKKDWNFGVDPCSNDSSWATPRSSLRPLYNNSLICNCSYPSGVCHVIKLFLKGQDLDGMLPPSLVKLPYLNTIDFTRNYLSGTIPPEWASTKLEIMSIESNLFSGTVPPELGNLVNLENLILSANNLTGELPVALTNLTKLTELRISSNNFIGKIPDVFQSWKQLQKLEIQASGLEGPIPSSISILSNLTELRISDLLGNGSEFPPLNSMTRMNRLMLRSCNLSGPIPAYISQMTELVTLDLSFNKLEENVPDLSGLSSLQYMFLTSNLFTGNIPNWITSKDSRYQIDLSYNNFSETSMPPTCTGSQNFFQSFSGQDNSLLAKCLKNNPCPKEQYSLHINCGGIATSIGNIEFEEDQDPAGVAKFVPVGNSWGLSSSGNFWDVDSTSKQYKATNVSILRMNNSELYTSARLSPLSLTYYARCLANGNYTVKLYFAEIVFRDNKSFYSLGRRIFDVYIQEQLVLKDFNIENAAQGVDKAKVMEYKAIVRNKVLQIRFHWAGKGTTAAPQRGTYGPLISAISVEADFSPPGNSKMKILIGVGAGVSVLFLFFMILVILWWKGYIGGSISREKELQGLDLQTGFFKYRQIKAATNNFDAANKLGEGGFGTVYKGILLDGSMIAVKKLSSRSKQGNREFVTEIGMISALQHPNLVRLYGCCIEGNQLFLVYEYMENNSLARALFGSDEHRLTLDWPTRQNICVGIARGLAFLHEESTLKIVHRDIKTTNVLLDRDLNPKISDFGLAKLDEEENTHISTRVAGTIGYMAPEYALWGYLTYKADVYSFGVVALEIVAGKNNMKYRPNENFVCLLDWALVLQQRGNLMELVDPKLGSELNKEEAIRMIKVALLCTNPSPALRPNMSAVVSMLKGQTAVHELGMDPSIYGDVLSIRALKEQSAQILQQPVSSNEAESLIQSSDATWAGSSSISTQDLYSTNLDYQ
- the LOC126728967 gene encoding probable leucine-rich repeat receptor-like serine/threonine-protein kinase At3g14840 isoform X4; this translates as MLPPSLVKLPYLNTIDFTRNYLSGTIPPEWASTKLEIMSITVNNLSGPIPSYLGNITTLIYMSIESNLFSGTVPPELGNLVNLENLILSANNLTGELPVALTNLTKLTELRISSNNFIGKIPDVFQSWKQLQKLEIQASGLEGPIPSSISILSNLTELRISDLLGNGSEFPPLNSMTRMNRLMLRSCNLSGPIPAYISQMTELVTLDLSFNKLEENVPDLSGLSSLQYMFLTSNLFTGNIPNWITSKDSRYQIDLSYNNFSETSMPPTCTGSQNFFQSFSGQDNSLLAKCLKNNPCPKEQYSLHINCGGIATSIGNIEFEEDQDPAGVAKFVPVGNSWGLSSSGNFWDVDSTSKQYKATNVSILRMNNSELYTSARLSPLSLTYYARCLANGNYTVKLYFAEIVFRDNKSFYSLGRRIFDVYIQEQLVLKDFNIENAAQGVDKAKVMEYKAIVRNKVLQIRFHWAGKGTTAAPQRGTYGPLISAISVEADFSPPGNSKMKILIGVGAGVSVLFLFFMILVILWWKGYIGGSISREKELQGLDLQTGFFKYRQIKAATNNFDAANKLGEGGFGTVYKGILLDGSMIAVKKLSSRSKQGNREFVTEIGMISALQHPNLVRLYGCCIEGNQLFLVYEYMENNSLARALFGSDEHRLTLDWPTRQNICVGIARGLAFLHEESTLKIVHRDIKTTNVLLDRDLNPKISDFGLAKLDEEENTHISTRVAGTIGYMAPEYALWGYLTYKADVYSFGVVALEIVAGKNNMKYRPNENFVCLLDWALVLQQRGNLMELVDPKLGSELNKEEAIRMIKVALLCTNPSPALRPNMSAVVSMLKGQTAVHELGMDPSIYGDVLSIRALKEQSAQILQQPVSSNEAESLIQSSDATWAGSSSISTQDLYSTNLDYQ